A window of Lacibacter sediminis contains these coding sequences:
- the bcp gene encoding thioredoxin-dependent thiol peroxidase yields the protein MATKKKAVIKKAAVKAQAKAAKKEPFKNYVTKLKVGDKAPAFKGVDQDGKKISSSDYKGKKVILYFYPQDLTASCTVQACNLRDNFSELKKLGFEIIGVSEDTVEKHKRFETKNNLPFRLIADVDHTVINAYDVWGKKQFMGKIYDGLVRTTFVINEKGIITAVVTRVLTKIHTQQILDTLQEAVR from the coding sequence ATGGCAACAAAGAAGAAAGCAGTGATTAAGAAGGCAGCAGTAAAGGCACAGGCCAAAGCTGCAAAGAAAGAACCGTTTAAGAATTATGTTACAAAGTTAAAGGTTGGTGATAAAGCTCCTGCGTTTAAAGGTGTTGACCAGGACGGTAAGAAAATATCTTCATCTGATTATAAAGGCAAAAAAGTAATACTCTATTTCTATCCACAAGATCTTACAGCAAGCTGCACTGTGCAGGCCTGCAACCTGCGAGATAATTTTTCAGAACTGAAAAAATTGGGTTTCGAAATTATTGGGGTTAGTGAAGATACTGTTGAGAAACATAAACGTTTTGAAACAAAAAACAATCTCCCTTTCCGTTTAATTGCCGACGTAGATCATACAGTGATCAATGCCTACGATGTATGGGGCAAAAAACAATTCATGGGTAAAATATACGATGGATTGGTGCGTACAACTTTTGTCATCAACGAAAAAGGAATCATCACTGCTGTTGTTACACGTGTGTTGACTAAAATACACACACAGCAAATACTGGATACATTACAAGAGGCAGTGAGATAA
- a CDS encoding pyridoxal phosphate-dependent decarboxylase family protein, giving the protein MPTNRNAAIEMNKEDFRQMGYKLIDSIAEFINGIEQKPVTTGETPEQIQNILGTSSLPEHGTSGAALLERATELMMNHSLLNGHPKFMGYITSSAAPIGALADLLAATVNPNVGANILSPMATAIEKQTVRWLAEFIGVSPSYGGVLVSGGNMANFTAFLAARTAKAPKNLKADGLAKAGAELVLYCPKTTHTWIEKAAVLFGHGMNAIRWIATDENNKMNNDLLIETIEADLQNGKKPFLVVGTAGDVSTGVVDDLKGIAAICKKYDLWFHIDGAYGIPAAVIPEQKELFAGIEDADSIALDPHKWLYSPLEAGCTLVKDPNHLIDTYSSHPVYYNFGNNDEPLMQNFYEYGLQNSRGFRALKVWIMLQQVGRSGYIKMIDEDIQLSKLFFELADKHPELEAVTQNLSITTLRYVPLNFENYSAATETYLNKLNEALLNDLQQGGEVFLSNAVIGNKYCLRGCIVNFRTSEKDIEEIIEIVVKEGRKIQTKMKNEEPSMQL; this is encoded by the coding sequence ATGCCAACTAACCGTAATGCAGCCATTGAAATGAATAAAGAAGATTTCAGACAAATGGGCTACAAATTAATTGACAGCATTGCTGAATTCATTAACGGCATTGAACAAAAGCCGGTTACTACAGGCGAAACACCGGAACAGATTCAAAATATCTTAGGCACTTCATCTTTACCTGAACATGGAACAAGTGGTGCTGCCTTGTTAGAAAGAGCAACGGAGTTGATGATGAATCATTCATTACTCAATGGTCATCCAAAATTTATGGGGTATATCACTTCGTCTGCTGCGCCTATTGGGGCATTGGCTGATCTGCTTGCAGCAACAGTTAATCCGAATGTGGGTGCAAATATTTTAAGCCCCATGGCAACAGCTATTGAAAAGCAAACAGTGAGATGGTTAGCTGAGTTCATTGGTGTTTCTCCCTCTTATGGTGGCGTGTTGGTGAGTGGTGGCAACATGGCCAACTTCACTGCTTTTCTTGCAGCAAGAACTGCCAAAGCACCAAAGAACTTAAAAGCAGATGGTCTTGCAAAAGCCGGAGCCGAACTGGTTTTGTATTGTCCGAAAACAACACATACATGGATCGAAAAAGCAGCAGTGTTATTTGGTCATGGTATGAATGCAATCCGCTGGATCGCTACTGATGAAAACAATAAAATGAATAACGATCTGCTGATTGAAACAATAGAAGCTGATCTGCAAAACGGGAAGAAGCCGTTCCTCGTTGTTGGCACTGCAGGCGATGTGAGCACCGGTGTTGTGGATGATCTGAAAGGCATTGCCGCCATTTGCAAAAAATATGATCTCTGGTTTCATATTGACGGAGCGTATGGTATTCCTGCAGCCGTTATTCCCGAACAAAAAGAATTATTTGCAGGTATTGAAGATGCAGATTCCATTGCGCTTGATCCGCATAAATGGTTATACAGTCCGTTGGAAGCAGGTTGCACATTGGTGAAAGATCCCAATCATTTGATCGACACGTACAGTTCGCATCCGGTGTATTATAATTTCGGCAATAACGATGAACCGCTTATGCAAAACTTTTACGAATACGGTTTGCAAAATTCACGTGGTTTCCGGGCATTAAAAGTATGGATCATGTTACAGCAGGTAGGCCGTAGTGGTTACATCAAAATGATCGATGAAGATATTCAACTCTCGAAATTATTTTTTGAATTAGCTGACAAACATCCGGAACTGGAAGCCGTTACACAAAACCTGAGTATCACGACGCTGCGTTATGTTCCATTGAATTTCGAAAACTACAGTGCAGCAACTGAAACTTATTTAAACAAGCTGAATGAAGCATTGCTGAACGATCTGCAACAAGGCGGCGAAGTATTTCTGTCCAATGCTGTTATCGGCAATAAATATTGCCTGCGTGGTTGTATCGTTAACTTCAGAACATCAGAGAAAGACATTGAAGAGATCATTGAGATCGTTGTAAAAGAAGGAAGAAAAATTCAAACAAAAATGAAGAATGAAGAACCAAGCATGCAGCTTTAA
- a CDS encoding acyltransferase family protein, with amino-acid sequence MNKPETNAELKPGRQHFLILDGLRGIAALAVVVFHFMEWIFADFSKNFIAHGFLAVDFFFCLSGFVIAYAYDNRIETLGIKTFFKLRFIRLHPLVWLGSVLGLLGFFLDPFANEAAAYSSGMIALVFLSSIFLVPFPVMADRGFNLFSFNAPAWSLFWEYIANILYALILRKLNRTVLLLLTIAAAAGICMILFRTGNLLGGWSKDNFWDGAVRVAYSFLAGMLVYRSNWVIKNKLGFTGLTVLLVLAFLMPFGRWNWLTESFAVIIYFPLIVSLGAGAMLSERVKSICTFSGAISYPLYMTHYAFIWIFGHYFLANKPGTTELTIVVICGTILSVTTGYLVMKFYDTPVRKYLHRRRNK; translated from the coding sequence ATGAATAAACCAGAAACAAACGCAGAACTAAAACCAGGCAGGCAACATTTTTTAATTCTCGATGGGTTAAGAGGTATTGCAGCACTGGCTGTTGTTGTGTTTCATTTTATGGAATGGATCTTTGCTGATTTCAGTAAAAACTTTATTGCACATGGATTTCTTGCAGTTGATTTCTTTTTCTGTTTATCCGGATTTGTCATTGCTTACGCATACGATAACCGTATTGAAACATTAGGCATTAAAACATTTTTCAAACTTCGGTTTATTCGTCTGCATCCATTGGTGTGGCTGGGTTCAGTATTAGGGTTGCTTGGTTTTTTTCTTGATCCGTTTGCCAATGAAGCAGCAGCATATAGCAGCGGTATGATCGCATTGGTTTTTCTCAGTTCAATATTCCTCGTTCCCTTCCCTGTAATGGCAGATCGTGGGTTTAACCTCTTTAGTTTTAATGCACCTGCCTGGTCGTTGTTTTGGGAGTATATTGCCAATATTCTATATGCACTCATTCTACGGAAGCTCAACCGAACTGTTTTACTCCTATTAACTATAGCCGCAGCAGCAGGTATTTGTATGATCTTATTTCGTACAGGAAATTTGTTGGGCGGATGGTCAAAAGATAATTTCTGGGATGGTGCTGTTAGAGTAGCTTATTCGTTTTTGGCCGGCATGCTTGTCTATCGTTCGAACTGGGTCATTAAGAATAAACTTGGCTTTACAGGCTTAACTGTTTTATTAGTTCTTGCTTTTCTCATGCCGTTTGGCAGATGGAACTGGCTTACCGAATCATTTGCTGTGATCATTTATTTTCCCTTGATCGTTTCGTTGGGAGCCGGTGCAATGTTATCGGAAAGAGTAAAGAGCATCTGCACATTTTCCGGAGCTATCTCTTATCCACTATACATGACGCACTATGCCTTCATCTGGATATTCGGTCACTACTTTCTTGCAAACAAACCCGGCACAACTGAATTAACAATTGTAGTTATCTGCGGTACAATATTGTCTGTTACTACCGGCTACTTGGTGATGAAATTTTATGACACGCCTGTAAGAAAGTATCTGCACAGGCGCAGGAACAAATAG
- a CDS encoding S41 family peptidase, whose amino-acid sequence MKKIILFALIAFGFSFHSFAQSPTWLRYPSISPDGKTIVFTYKGDLYKVASAGGSATPLTLHEAHDFMPVWSKDSKSIAFASDRYGNFDVFVIPVEGGEAKRLTYHSSAEYPYSFTNDNKAVVFGGTRMDLQTNRQFPSGYMTELYSVAVNGGRVSQLFTTPAEDVKFSKDGSKLIYQNKVGGENIWRKHHTSAVTRDIVLYDFKTNTHKQITSFNGEDRSPVFTTDESGFYYLSEESGSYNIHKMNLSGGKSEKLTSYKKHPVRFLTSSNDGLLSYGYDGEIYTMKPGASAQKVNITILSDARNNKEQVYRVSTGSGMSLSPNGKEIAFLYRGEVFVTSVDGGITKRITNTPEAENSVNFSPDGKSILYCSERDGKWSVYETRMERKEEPYFYASTILIETAVLENKNTNTQPVYSPDGKEIAYIENRNQLRIYNIASKQSRTLLNGDYLFAWTENDQYFQWSPDSKWLLFDYAMPGSAVGEVGLVSLDGKKIVNLTESGFNDSRPKWINGGKAMLWFSNRDGLRGAAMSGGAQSDAYALFFTQDAFDRFKLSKEDAALLKETEETKAKADTTKKKAPAKDSVVIDWDGLTQRKTKLTIHSSSMGDALISKDGETLYYLARFERGMNLWTTNLRTRETKMLVPLNAGFANMVWDKEQKNIFLNTDGGFAKIDPNSGKQDRISINGEMIVDGLKERQYQFDHVWRRTKNTFYTQSFHGIDWDSYKPDYEKHLPGIGNNYEMSELLSELLGELNVSHSGAAYGGAGNPNADATSALGIFYDVNFKGNGIKILEVIKDGPLDKAGMNVKAGTIIESIDGEMISPDKDIAQYLNRKAGKNTLVVLVEGSTKRELIVKPISIGEESRLLYARWVKRNADEVDKMSNGTLGYVHIPGMNDGAFRTTYEEIMGKHFQKKGIVVDTRNNGGGDLVADLAMFLSGKKFMDYATDTRSNGFEPNFRWTKPSISLANEGNYSDGHCYAYMVKEVGIGKLVGMPVPGTCSFAAWESLMDTGIRWGAPTVGCKDSNGKYLENAQTEPDIKVKPENEKVSMGNDQQLETAVKELMKETK is encoded by the coding sequence ATGAAGAAAATTATTCTGTTTGCGCTGATCGCTTTTGGCTTCAGCTTTCATTCATTTGCCCAATCGCCAACATGGCTTCGTTACCCCTCCATTTCACCTGATGGTAAAACGATTGTGTTTACTTACAAAGGTGATCTGTACAAAGTTGCGTCAGCCGGTGGCTCAGCTACTCCTTTAACCCTGCACGAGGCACACGACTTTATGCCCGTTTGGAGTAAGGATAGTAAAAGTATAGCGTTTGCAAGCGACCGTTATGGTAATTTTGATGTATTTGTTATTCCGGTTGAAGGTGGCGAAGCAAAACGTCTCACTTATCATTCATCTGCAGAATATCCGTACAGTTTTACCAACGACAATAAAGCTGTTGTGTTTGGTGGCACAAGAATGGACCTTCAAACAAACCGCCAATTCCCATCTGGATATATGACCGAGTTGTACAGTGTTGCTGTTAACGGTGGCCGTGTATCGCAACTGTTTACTACACCCGCCGAAGATGTAAAGTTTAGTAAAGATGGAAGCAAACTTATTTATCAAAATAAAGTAGGTGGTGAAAACATCTGGCGCAAGCATCATACATCTGCAGTAACAAGAGATATTGTGCTGTATGATTTCAAAACCAATACACACAAACAGATCACATCTTTCAATGGTGAAGACAGAAGCCCGGTGTTTACAACCGATGAAAGTGGTTTTTATTATTTGAGTGAAGAAAGCGGATCGTACAACATTCATAAGATGAATTTGAGCGGTGGGAAATCAGAAAAACTTACTTCGTATAAAAAACATCCGGTACGTTTCCTTACAAGCAGTAACGATGGACTGTTGAGTTATGGATACGATGGTGAAATTTATACTATGAAACCCGGCGCATCTGCACAAAAAGTAAATATTACGATTCTGTCTGATGCACGTAACAATAAAGAACAGGTTTACCGTGTAAGTACAGGAAGTGGTATGAGTCTTTCACCAAACGGAAAAGAAATTGCTTTCTTATACCGTGGTGAAGTATTTGTAACCAGCGTTGACGGCGGTATCACAAAACGTATTACCAACACACCGGAAGCTGAAAACAGTGTGAATTTTTCGCCCGATGGAAAAAGCATTCTTTATTGCAGCGAGCGTGATGGCAAGTGGAGTGTTTATGAAACCAGAATGGAACGCAAAGAAGAACCTTATTTCTATGCATCTACCATTTTGATAGAAACAGCGGTGCTAGAAAATAAAAATACCAATACACAACCGGTGTACTCACCTGATGGAAAAGAAATCGCTTACATTGAAAACAGGAATCAACTCCGTATTTACAACATAGCATCAAAACAAAGTCGTACGCTTTTAAATGGCGATTATCTTTTTGCATGGACAGAAAATGATCAATACTTCCAATGGAGCCCAGACAGTAAATGGCTGTTGTTTGATTATGCCATGCCAGGCAGTGCTGTTGGCGAAGTAGGCTTAGTAAGTTTAGACGGTAAAAAAATTGTGAACCTTACTGAAAGTGGTTTTAATGATTCACGCCCCAAGTGGATCAATGGTGGCAAAGCCATGCTGTGGTTCAGTAACCGTGATGGTTTGCGTGGCGCAGCAATGAGTGGTGGTGCGCAAAGCGATGCATATGCACTGTTCTTTACACAGGATGCGTTTGATCGTTTCAAACTGAGCAAAGAAGATGCGGCTCTGTTAAAAGAAACAGAAGAAACAAAAGCAAAAGCTGATACAACAAAAAAGAAAGCACCTGCAAAAGATTCTGTAGTGATCGATTGGGATGGTCTTACACAACGTAAAACAAAACTCACGATTCATTCTTCATCAATGGGTGATGCATTGATCAGCAAAGATGGTGAAACGTTGTACTACCTGGCACGTTTTGAACGTGGCATGAATTTATGGACCACCAATCTCCGCACAAGAGAAACAAAAATGTTAGTTCCGCTCAACGCAGGTTTCGCAAATATGGTGTGGGATAAAGAACAGAAAAATATTTTTCTGAATACAGATGGTGGCTTTGCGAAAATTGATCCGAACAGTGGCAAACAAGATCGTATCAGCATCAATGGCGAAATGATTGTTGATGGATTGAAAGAACGTCAATATCAATTCGATCATGTGTGGCGCAGAACAAAAAATACATTCTACACACAATCGTTCCATGGCATTGATTGGGATAGTTACAAACCCGATTATGAAAAACATTTGCCTGGCATTGGCAACAATTATGAAATGAGTGAATTACTGAGTGAATTGTTAGGTGAGCTAAATGTAAGCCATAGCGGTGCTGCATACGGCGGTGCCGGTAATCCAAATGCTGATGCAACTTCTGCGCTTGGTATTTTTTATGATGTGAATTTCAAAGGCAACGGTATTAAAATACTTGAAGTGATCAAAGACGGTCCGCTGGATAAAGCAGGCATGAATGTAAAAGCGGGAACCATCATTGAATCAATTGATGGAGAAATGATCTCCCCTGATAAAGACATTGCACAATACCTCAACCGCAAAGCGGGCAAGAATACATTGGTTGTGTTAGTCGAAGGATCAACAAAACGTGAACTCATCGTTAAACCAATTTCGATTGGTGAAGAGAGCCGTCTGTTGTATGCACGTTGGGTAAAACGCAATGCTGATGAAGTTGACAAGATGAGTAATGGCACATTAGGCTATGTACACATTCCGGGCATGAACGATGGCGCTTTCAGAACCACGTATGAAGAGATCATGGGTAAGCATTTCCAGAAAAAAGGAATTGTAGTTGATACACGTAATAACGGTGGTGGTGATCTTGTTGCAGACTTAGCAATGTTCTTAAGCGGCAAAAAGTTTATGGACTATGCAACTGATACACGCAGCAATGGTTTTGAACCAAACTTCCGCTGGACCAAGCCAAGTATTTCATTGGCGAATGAAGGCAACTACAGTGATGGACATTGTTATGCTTACATGGTGAAGGAAGTTGGTATTGGCAAACTGGTTGGTATGCCCGTGCCGGGCACTTGTAGTTTTGCTGCATGGGAAAGTTTGATGGATACAGGTATCCGTTGGGGTGCACCAACTGTTGGCTGTAAAGACAGCAACGGAAAATATCTGGAGAATGCACAAACAGAACCCGATATTAAAGTGAAACCAGAAAATGAAAAAGTGAGTATGGGTAATGATCAGCAGTTGGAAACAGCTGTGAAGGAATTGATGAAAGAAACGAAATAA
- a CDS encoding vWA domain-containing protein — MQSYRKPLLAAVVILAAIFTVSAFKEPKKRKQVITQAQTKSSTKQTPPLQTQTPPTEKEKEKETLPKPATDQKIQVAILLDVSNSMDGLIDQAKAQLWTMVNTLGRVHCDNKANPKIEIALYEYGSPRNDERNGYIKQINNFITDLDSLSENLFALTTDGGDEFCGHVIFKSVQQLKWDPNPNSYKVVFIAGNESFRQGSVSFSQACTEAKSKGVIVNTIYCGDRQQGIREYWNLVGECGNGSFSNINQDHKIEDIATPYDDEIFKLNEKLNSTYITYGARGQEFYSKQEKMDVANSAMSKKAAIKRAETKSNSKVYNNAGWDLVDRAADNEAEIEKIDKKTLPDSLQNKTTAQLKVIVSEKKKERAAIQTKIISLNQQRQNFINDQKTKDATTVVTLETEVERIIKEQVKRFKMNVQ; from the coding sequence ATGCAATCTTATCGTAAACCATTACTGGCTGCTGTAGTTATACTCGCAGCTATTTTTACCGTGTCAGCATTTAAAGAACCTAAAAAACGAAAACAGGTAATCACACAAGCACAAACGAAATCATCAACTAAACAAACACCTCCACTGCAAACACAAACACCGCCAACAGAAAAAGAGAAAGAGAAAGAGACTCTTCCTAAGCCAGCAACTGATCAAAAAATACAAGTCGCTATTCTGCTCGATGTAAGTAACAGTATGGATGGACTCATCGATCAGGCCAAAGCACAACTCTGGACAATGGTGAATACACTCGGCCGTGTGCATTGTGATAATAAGGCGAATCCAAAAATTGAAATTGCATTATACGAATACGGCAGTCCACGTAACGATGAACGTAATGGCTATATCAAACAGATCAATAATTTTATTACTGATCTTGATTCACTTTCAGAAAACCTCTTTGCATTAACCACCGATGGTGGCGATGAATTTTGTGGCCATGTGATTTTCAAATCTGTTCAGCAATTGAAATGGGATCCAAATCCAAATTCATACAAAGTAGTTTTTATAGCAGGGAATGAAAGCTTTCGTCAAGGAAGTGTAAGTTTCTCACAGGCATGTACGGAAGCAAAAAGTAAAGGGGTGATCGTGAACACGATTTATTGCGGCGACCGTCAGCAAGGCATTCGTGAATACTGGAACCTTGTGGGCGAATGTGGTAACGGCAGCTTCAGCAATATTAACCAGGATCATAAGATCGAAGACATTGCTACACCTTATGACGATGAGATCTTTAAACTCAATGAAAAATTAAACAGTACGTATATTACCTACGGTGCAAGGGGCCAGGAGTTTTACAGCAAGCAGGAGAAGATGGATGTAGCTAATTCGGCAATGAGTAAAAAGGCAGCTATTAAACGAGCTGAAACAAAAAGTAATTCTAAAGTTTATAATAATGCTGGCTGGGACCTGGTAGATCGTGCTGCTGATAATGAAGCAGAAATTGAAAAGATCGATAAGAAAACATTGCCCGACAGTTTACAGAATAAAACTACTGCTCAACTGAAAGTAATTGTGAGTGAAAAGAAGAAAGAACGGGCAGCTATTCAAACAAAAATCATTTCACTCAATCAGCAGCGACAGAATTTTATCAACGATCAAAAAACAAAGGATGCAACAACAGTTGTTACACTTGAAACAGAAGTTGAACGCATCATCAAAGAACAGGTGAAGCGATTTAAGATGAATGTTCAGTAA
- a CDS encoding phosphate/phosphite/phosphonate ABC transporter substrate-binding protein has protein sequence MTFSHYKKYWFIFLSVMIVLAAEAQPLVIATYQYADNNRIANIQPLADHIAAKTGQPVEVKSYKTVHLLIEAIQKNEIDIALINSFGYFMLEASSTAYPMKPYAVLRVKENAKDNYKTAIIIADRFAADTLRDIKKIAASLRLMLVSPGSTSGNLVPRLAFNSVGLKNPETDFKQVSYGKNHKAAIDSVILGKADIATVGSTEYFSLLKDSSRAKQIKLLWLSPEIPLGPLLINNRVAAPLRDSIVALLLELHKNNTAALEAVKKGWSEAAQTDQFIRLPKDYYKPFRKQSGDKKTMAKIIKQFVN, from the coding sequence ATGACATTTTCTCACTACAAAAAATATTGGTTCATTTTTCTGTCCGTAATGATAGTACTTGCTGCGGAAGCACAACCATTGGTAATTGCAACCTACCAATACGCCGATAATAACCGTATTGCAAATATTCAACCGTTGGCCGATCACATTGCTGCAAAAACAGGACAACCAGTTGAGGTGAAAAGCTATAAAACCGTTCACTTGTTAATTGAAGCGATTCAAAAGAATGAAATTGATATTGCCCTTATCAACAGTTTTGGCTATTTTATGCTGGAAGCTTCGTCAACTGCATATCCCATGAAACCTTATGCAGTACTACGTGTAAAAGAAAATGCAAAAGACAATTATAAAACTGCAATTATCATCGCTGATCGATTTGCTGCCGACACCTTGCGTGATATAAAAAAGATTGCAGCATCGCTCCGACTAATGCTGGTGAGCCCCGGTTCAACATCGGGCAATCTTGTTCCAAGGTTAGCGTTCAATTCAGTTGGTTTAAAAAATCCGGAAACAGATTTTAAACAGGTGAGCTATGGAAAAAATCACAAAGCTGCAATCGACTCCGTAATACTTGGCAAGGCAGATATTGCTACGGTGGGCAGTACCGAATATTTCAGTCTGTTGAAGGATAGCAGCCGGGCCAAACAAATCAAACTGCTTTGGCTGTCGCCGGAAATTCCATTAGGGCCACTACTCATCAACAACCGTGTTGCAGCTCCACTCCGTGATTCGATCGTTGCATTATTACTGGAGCTGCACAAGAATAATACCGCTGCACTTGAGGCTGTAAAAAAAGGTTGGAGTGAAGCGGCACAAACCGATCAATTCATTCGTTTGCCGAAGGATTATTATAAACCTTTTCGTAAACAATCAGGCGATAAAAAAACGATGGCAAAGATTATCAAGCAGTTCGTGAATTAA
- a CDS encoding M23 family metallopeptidase — MVKHFFSFCFSFFVFHAASAQLFPPQNYPTNYFRYPLDIALKLNANFGEMRPNHFHMGLDLFTLRRENLQVYAPADGWISKVKVDPNGFGNAIYVSHPNGYTTLYCHMNTFPTQVLQAMKEGQYAKQSWKGDVEFEENQFPVKKGQFLAYSGNTGASAGPHVHYEIRRTDDDACLNALLFHRVYDVTPPDITKLAVYDRTKSTYEQTPRTMMLTRAAGGYSVAGGTITVNSDVVSFAIVATDRITGVPNSNGIFEAAVYVDEEPVSGFQIDGIDYLQTRYLNAHIDYRIKANGGSYYQHLSPLPGDRLPIYFKQNDGLIHLDDTATHQVKIVVKDANNNASTVRFNLKRTATTSSSANIQKDSRYMLPNQINIFEQADVQMVSTEKSFYDAFRFVYNYKTSATAYSNIHVMHSPLIPAHDSMMFRIKPTKEIAGSARNRVIMIHNSRGKMVVERAAFVKGWYEAKSRDFGEFWLEVDEVPPTIAIAGVVDGGAIAAGANITCTVADNKKAIYSFRAELDGEWLMFSGLGPVYRYKVDEHCPPGEHELKLRVEDEAGNVTERVIRFTRK, encoded by the coding sequence ATGGTCAAACACTTTTTCAGTTTCTGTTTTTCATTCTTTGTTTTTCATGCAGCATCTGCTCAACTGTTTCCCCCGCAAAATTATCCAACCAATTATTTTCGTTATCCATTGGATATTGCCTTAAAACTGAATGCAAATTTTGGTGAAATGCGTCCCAACCATTTTCACATGGGGTTGGATCTGTTTACACTTCGTCGTGAAAACCTACAGGTCTATGCACCTGCAGATGGATGGATCTCAAAAGTAAAAGTTGATCCGAATGGTTTTGGTAATGCCATTTATGTGAGTCATCCGAATGGTTATACAACTTTGTATTGTCACATGAACACATTCCCGACACAGGTGTTGCAGGCAATGAAAGAAGGGCAATATGCAAAACAAAGCTGGAAGGGCGATGTGGAGTTTGAAGAAAATCAGTTCCCGGTTAAGAAAGGACAGTTTCTTGCGTACAGTGGCAACACGGGTGCGTCGGCAGGACCGCATGTGCATTATGAAATACGTCGTACGGATGATGATGCCTGTTTAAATGCATTACTCTTTCATCGTGTATACGATGTAACGCCTCCTGATATAACTAAACTTGCTGTGTACGATCGCACAAAAAGCACCTACGAGCAAACACCCCGAACAATGATGTTGACACGTGCAGCAGGTGGATACAGTGTGGCCGGCGGAACCATTACTGTAAACAGTGATGTTGTTTCATTTGCCATTGTTGCAACTGATCGTATAACCGGTGTACCGAATTCGAATGGCATTTTCGAAGCGGCAGTATATGTTGATGAAGAACCTGTCAGTGGATTTCAGATTGATGGCATTGATTATTTGCAAACACGCTACCTGAATGCCCATATCGATTACCGTATTAAAGCAAATGGCGGTTCTTATTATCAGCATTTGTCTCCGTTGCCCGGCGACAGGTTACCAATTTATTTCAAACAAAATGATGGGCTCATTCACCTGGATGATACTGCAACACACCAGGTGAAGATCGTTGTGAAAGATGCAAACAATAATGCATCAACAGTTCGTTTCAATTTAAAACGTACGGCAACAACATCGTCATCTGCTAATATTCAGAAAGACAGCAGGTATATGCTTCCCAACCAGATCAATATTTTTGAACAGGCTGATGTGCAGATGGTGAGCACGGAGAAAAGTTTTTATGATGCTTTTCGTTTTGTGTACAATTACAAAACAAGTGCAACAGCTTATTCCAATATTCATGTGATGCATTCACCGTTGATACCTGCGCATGATTCCATGATGTTTCGTATTAAACCAACCAAAGAAATTGCAGGAAGTGCACGCAATCGTGTGATCATGATTCATAACAGCAGAGGGAAAATGGTGGTGGAACGTGCTGCATTTGTAAAAGGCTGGTACGAAGCAAAGTCACGTGATTTTGGTGAGTTTTGGCTGGAAGTGGATGAAGTACCACCAACAATAGCTATTGCAGGTGTTGTTGATGGCGGTGCAATTGCTGCAGGAGCAAACATAACCTGCACAGTTGCGGATAACAAGAAAGCTATTTACAGTTTTCGTGCAGAACTTGATGGTGAGTGGTTGATGTTTAGCGGACTTGGCCCTGTGTATCGTTACAAGGTTGATGAACATTGTCCGCCCGGTGAACATGAATTGAAACTAAGAGTGGAAGATGAAGCAGGTAATGTTACAGAGCGTGTGATCAGGTTTACAAGAAAATAA